In the genome of Denticeps clupeoides chromosome 13, fDenClu1.1, whole genome shotgun sequence, one region contains:
- the LOC114801911 gene encoding galectin-9-like — protein sequence MALFPQGPFYNPKIPFTGSIVGGLQDGRSVVVTGRVLPGAQRFHVNLQCGSWPGAVIALHCNPRYDSGPSGYVVANAFQGSWGSEERKAPSPFPQGCPFTLMILVTPESYKIATNGNHFMEFRHRVPFNTVDTIVVDGKVEVNSIVFQGPSAAFPPQYFQPPQSNPYPPPFLPPAAYAVPYKTIINGGLYSGKTINIQGVVNPTAKRFSVNLQSRAGIVLHYNPRFDENVVVRNSFLGGVWGPEERGGGMPFHRGNAFTITVICNPQGYSVMLNGAQVHSFDHRHHNLQEIDVLEVSGDLSLTSVMA from the exons ATGGCGCTCTTCCCGCAGGGCCCGTTCTACAACCCG AAAATCCCGTTCACGGGCTCGATCGTGGGAGGTCTGCAGGACGGGAGAAGCGTGGTGGTGACGGGCAGAGTCCTTCCCGGGGCGCAGAG GTTCCATGTGAACCTGCAGTGTGGCTCGTGGCCTGGGGCGGTCATAGCACTGCACTGCAACCCGCGCTATGACAGTGGCCCCTCTGGATACGTGGTGGCCAACGCCTTCCAGGGCTCCTGGGGGTCGGAGGAGAGGAAGGCCCCGTCACCTTTTCCTCAAGGGTGCCCCTTCACCCTCATGATCCTGGTGACCCCGGAGTCGTACAAG ATAGCTACAAACGGTAACCATTTCATGGAGTTCAGACACCGCGTCCCATTCAATACGGTGGACACAATCGTGGTGGATGGAAAGGTGGAGGTGAACTCCATAGTGTTCCAGGGCCCTTCG GCAGCATTTCCT CCACAATATTTCCAGCCTCCGCAAAGCAATCCA TATCCACCTCCGTTCCTACCACCTGCAGCCTAT GCGGTGCCCTATAAAACCATCATCAATGGTGGACTTTACTCTGGGAAGACCATCAACATTCAAGGTGTCGTCAACCCCACTGCTAAAAG GTTTTCTGTAAACCTACAGTCCAGGGCTGGGATTGTGCTGCACTACAACCCCCGCTTCGACGAGAACGTGGTGGTGCGCAACAGCTTCCTGGGCGGGGTATGGGGTCCAGAGGAGCGTGGGGGCGGGATGCCGTTCCACCGAGGAAATGCATTCACG ATCACAGTCATCTGCAACCCTCAGGGCTACAGTGTGATGCTGAATGGCGCCCAGGTTCACTCTTTCGACCACCGCCACCACAACCTGCAGGAGATTGATGTCTTGGAAGTGAGCGGGGACCTGAGCTTGACCTCGGTGATGGCTTAG